The following are encoded together in the Zingiber officinale cultivar Zhangliang chromosome 8A, Zo_v1.1, whole genome shotgun sequence genome:
- the LOC122011495 gene encoding transcription factor MYB86-like translates to MGHHCCSKHKVKRGLWSPEEDEKLFNYITVHGHACWSTVPREAGLQRCGKSCRLRWMNYLKPDLKRGSFSVEEERVIIDVHRILGNRWAQIAKHLPGRTDNEVKNFWNSCIKKKLIAQGLDPKTHNLMPASRLSAAAAGNNSDELFQSSTTTTVPFTISSLNRGFDRAKGFDKMAIPPALMAPPQSNVALHESTVPAAALSDLHCQDSHVLMSFANASSSSPSLGPMNYAAASSSSFINDQTGNFMDDCVWDGGDMEQHFESLNHIEVVGDDEVVQRKDEVVQVQTCTLGNEKQGLMMEAYCGFDLEMMDSSLLPCGDFYSGGGGGGGSMEQLQWHC, encoded by the exons ATGGGTCACCATTGTTGCAGCAAGCACAAGGTCAAGAGGGGACTCTGGTCGCCtgaggaagatgaaaagctctTTAACTATATCACCGTCCACGGCCATGCTTGCTGGAGCACTGTCCCTAGAGAAGCAG ggttGCAGAGATGTGGGAAGAGTTGCAGGCTGAGGTGGATGAATTACCTGAAGCCTGATCTGAAAAGAGGCTCCTTCTCAGTGGAAGAAGAGAGAGTCATCATAGATGTGCACAGGATCTTAGGCAACAG GTGGGCTCAAATAGCGAAGCATCTCCCGGGAAGAACAGACAACGAGGTGAAGAACTTTTGGAATTCGTGCATAAAGAAGAAGCTGATCGCGCAGGGCTTGGATCCGAAGACGCACAACCTAATGCCGGCTTCGCGGCTCTCCGCCGCCGCGGCCGGAAACAACTCAGATGAGCTTTTCCAATCTTCCACTACTACGACAGTTCCCTTCACCATTAGCTCCCTTAACAGAGGCTTCGATAGGGCTAAAGGCTTCGATAAAATGGCCATTCCACCTGCTCTGATGGCGCCGCCACAGTCTAACGTGGCCTTGCACGAGAGCACAGTGCCTGCGGCTGCATTATCCGACCTCCATTGCCAAGACAGCCATGTCTTGATGAGCTTCGCTAATGCTTCGTCGTCTTCTCCTTCCTTAGGCCCCATGAACTACGCTGCGGCGTCCTCCTCTTCTTTCATCAACGATCAAACTGGTAATTTCATGGATGACTGCGTGTGGGACGGCGGCGATATGGAGCAGCACTTCGAGTCCCTGAACCATATCGAGGTGGTGGGAGATGATGAAGTGGTGCAGAGGAAGGATGAAGTGGTGCAAGTGCAAACCTGCACACTGGGCAACGAGAAGCAGGGGTTGATGATGGAAGCCTATTGTGGTTTTGATCTTGAGATGATGGACAGCTCTTTGCTGCCTTGTGGAGACTTCTacagtggaggaggaggaggaggaggatccaTGGAACAACTGCAATGGCATTGCTAG